The sequence ACCTTGTCCGCCAGCGGATTGGGGCCGGACACGGTTTCAGCCGCTTCCTGATGCGCCTGTGCGACGGTGGCGCAGACGGCCAGCATGGCCCCCGCCATGACGAGCCTGTTGTGGAGATTTGATTTCATATCCATTCCATTCTTCTTGAAAAAGCACAGCTGGCCGGCCGCCGGAAATACGGAGGCCCGGCAGGCAAGCGCTGTGGCTGTTGCTGCTTGGAGATCCCGAAATCGATGTGACGACTGCCGGGAAGGATCATCCCTTCGGCAGATACGGGATCGTTCCGGCCAGATCGGTGTCGTCGATCAGCTGGAAACGGCTGTCGCTGCCGCCCTGACGCGCCGAAACGAAAGGCGCATAGGCCGGATCGTTGGTGAAGGCGCGCGCCGCCGCTTCCGACGGGAACGCCATCAGGGCGATCAGCGTGGTATCGAGCGGCTTGCCTTCAAGCGTCTTCACATTGCCGCTGCGCGACAGATATTTGCCGCCATGCTTGTGGACGATGTCGTGCACCGAGGCCGCGTATTCCGGCACCCACTTCGGGTCCTTCATCTTGATGTCGGCGATAACGTAAGCGGTCATGATCGTCTCCTGGTTGCGGCGCACAGGGGTATCCCGTGCAACCGGCGAAAGGGCTCGCATGGCCGGCCCCTCGCCAACCAGTCCGCGATCTGTACTGGGGTGGTACAGTTTCCGTACTCGCCGCTTCGATCATGAAGGTCTAATGTTCGGCCCCGGTTCGAGGAGGAACACCAATCATGAGCCAGCACGGATACAAGCAGTTCTGTCCGCTATCGATGGCCGCCGAGGTGCTGTGCACCCGCTGGACGATGGTGCTGATGCGCGAATTGGTGGCGGGTTCGACCCGCTTCAACGACTTGCGCCGCGGCGTGCCAAAGATGTCGCCGACCCTTCTGTCGCAACGGCTGAAGGAACTCGAACTGGCGGGATCGTCGAGCGCAAGGAGGTGCCGGGCGAGAGAGGGATCTTCGATTATCGGCTGACCGAGGCCGGCCGCGATTTGCGCCCGGTCGTCGAGGCGATGGGGTTCTGGGGGCAGAAATGGATCGAGTCCCGGCTGTCGCTCAAGAACCTCGATCCGTCGCTGCTGATGTGGGACATGCGGCGCAATCTGAACCCCTCGCCGCTACCCGAGGGACGCACGGTGATACAATTCCTGTATCAGGATCTGCCGGCATCCAAACGCTCGTGGTGGCTGATCGTCGAGAAGCATGGCGAGGTCGACCTGTGCTGGTACGATCCGGGCTTCGATGTCGACCTCTACGTCTCGACGGACCTGCGCACGATGACGGCAATCTGGATGGGGTTGCTGACCGTAGAGAAGGCCGGCGCAAAGGTTACCCTAACCGGCGACCAGACTATCGGCAGGAGGATGCAGACCTGGCTCGGGCTCAGCCCGTTTGCGGTCGAGCCCAAACGGGCGGCATAGGAGAGAACCCAGACGCGCATCGATTTTGGGCGCCATGCTACGAAAACAAGGACTTACGGCGAGTCTTTGAATCCGGTTGGATACGACCCGTCAACGGGATCGGGTGCTTCAATCGGGTAGTGCTTGTCCTCATAAGCTTCGATCAGAGTTGCGAGAACGTCGAAGCAATCACCGTCGAGAGAGCCGACCTCCGGCTCATTCTCGAAATATTTGGTGATTTCGCCAATCGCCCAATCGTAATCGGCTTCGGTCTCAATGGGTCGAATGTTTTCCATCACACCTTCTCCGGGTCAATCTTGTCATATTCTTTGTTGGCAGGAAACGGGTGGCGGGGCCGGCTTCCCACGGCTTCAATGCGATCATGTTGATCACCCTGGCCAAAGACCTGAAATCCACGCCGCTGCCGGTCGCTGACGATCCGCGCTGGGCGCGCGTCGTCGCGCGTGACAAATCGGCCGACGGGCAATTCTGGTATTCGGTAGCGACGACCGGCGTCTACTGCCGGCCCTCTTGCCCGTCGCGGCGCGCCAACCCCGCCAATGTGCAGCTGCATGACACGCTGGCTCAGGCGAAGGCCACCGGCTTTCGTGCCTGCCGGCGCTGCAACCCGGATGGCCCCTCGCTGGAGGCCGGCAATGCGGCGATGGTCGCCGATGCCTGCCGCAGGATCGAGCAGAGCGAGGAAGAACCCTCGCTCGCCGAACTGGCTGATGCCGCCGGCCGCAGCGCTGGCTATTTCCACGGCGTCTTCAAGGCGATCACCGGGCTGACGCCGAAGGATTATGCCGCGGCAAACCGCGCCGCCCGGGTCCGCCAGGGTCTCGAAGACGGCGCCAGCGTCACAGTGGCGATCTACGATGCCGGCTTCAATTCGAGCGGGCGTTTCTACGAGAAATCGACCGGCATGCTCGGCATGACGCCGACGCGCTACCGTGCGGGCGGCGCCAACGAAGACATACGCTTTGCCGTCGGCGAGACCACGCTCGGCGCCATACTGGTCGCGTCGAGCCGCAAGGGCGTCGCCTCGATCCTGCTCGGCGACGATCCGGACGCGCTGGTGCGCGACCTGCAGGACCGTTTCCCCAAGGCGCGACTGATCGGCGGCGACCGCGACTACGAGGCGCTGGTCGCCCGCGTCGTCGGCTTCGTCGAGGCCCCACAGCTCGGCCTCGGCCTGCCGCTCGACGTGCGCGGCACCGCCTTCCAGCAGCGCGTCTGGCAGGCCCTGCGGGACATCCCGGTCGGCGGCACGGTGTCCTACGCCGAGATCGCCGAGCGCATCGGCACGCCCAAGGCAACCCGAGCCGTCGCCGCCGCCTGCGCCGCCAACGCCCATGCGGTCGCGATTCCCTGCCACCGCGTGATCCGCAAGGACGGCGCGCTGTCCGGCTACGCCTGGGGCGCCGAGCGCAAGCGCGCGCTGCTCGACCGCGAGGTCGGCGGGACGGCGAACGCAGCCGACGGGGCCTACCGGTCTTCGCGGGCCTGACGAGGAACGGCGATGCGCACGATGGCAAGGTCTTCCACCGCCGGTGCGAAGATCGAGAGCGCCAACAGCGCAGCCATCGACGCGAAGTCACGCGTGTTGGCCGCTATCGGCGAACTGGTCGATGCCGGCAAGGCAGAGTGGAGCCGCGCGGCGACTGGCGAGGTTGAGCTGCGGCTGCTGTCGGGCGAGGTGTTCCTGTTGGGCGAAGTCACCGTCACGCGTGTCGCCTGACCAAACTCGCCGTAGAGTGCTTACCTTGGCGTCCTTCATCCTCGGAAGCGACGATTTGAATTTGAAAGCAAGCACCGGAGTGAGCGCCAACCGGCACCTGGCTAGGGTTCAGGCATACAGAAGGAGTGAAGGCAATGAACCTCATGCAAACTCAAATGACGACGGCGCACAACGCCCTCGACACCATCACCTATGCCATCGGTGAATCCTCCATCGGCAAAATCCTGGCGGCGCGCAGCCCGATCGGTGTCTGCGCCATCCTGATCGGCTCCAAGGCCGAAATATTGGAGCAGGACCTCGCCGACCGCTTCCCCGGCAAGATGCTGGTCGAGGACAAAACCGGCCTGCGCGATGATCTCGCCGCGATTGCCCGCTTCATCGAAACGCCCGGCATCGGCCTCGACCTGGCGCTCGACATGCGCCACGGCACGCCGTTCCAGCAACGTGTGTGGGAGGTGCTGCGCGCCATTCCTTGTGGCGCCACCATAACCTACACCGCGCTTGCCAAGCGTCTCGGCCAACCGAACGGCGCCCGTGCCGTGGCGACCGCCTGCGCCGCCAACGCCATCGCACTCGGCATTCCCTGCCACCGCGTTGTCCGCGCCGACGGCACGCTGTCGGGTTACCGCTGGGGCATCGAGCGCAAGCGCGCGCTGCTGAACCGGGAGGCCCAGATATGAACGCCCACGCCAAGGTTGCCGCATCGGTGGTCGAAGCCGCCGAGACACGCATCGCCGCTTACGACTGGCCGGCGCTGGCCGCCGAACTCGACGGCTTCGGCTGCTCCGTGATGCAAAAGCTGCTCTCGCCCGAAGAGTGCCGGCAGATCGCCGGCCTCTACGTCAAGGAAAAACATTTCCGCAGTCACGTCCACATGGCCAGGCACGGTTTCGGCAAGGGCGAATACCGCTATTTCCGCTATCCCTTGCCGGATCTGCTCGGCGGCCTGCGCAACGCGCTTTATCCCCGGCTGGCCGAGGTCGCCAACCACTGGAACGAGCGCATGGGCATAGCCATTCGCTACCCCGCGACGCATGCGCAGTTTCTCGACCAGTGCCACGCCGCCGGCCAGGTCAGGCCGACGCCGCTTCTGCTGCAATATGTCCCCGGCGACTTCAACTGCCTGCACCAGGACCTCTATGGCGATCTCGCCTTTCCCCTGCAGGTGGCGATCCTGCTTTCCGAGCCGGGCGAGGATTTCACCGGCGGCGAATTCGCGCTGACCGAGCAGCGGCCGCGCATGCAGAGCCGGGTCGAGGTGGTGCCGCTGCGCCAAGGCGACGCGGTGGCCTTCGCCGTCCACAACCGGCCGGTGCAGGGAACCAAAGGCAATTACCGCGTCAACCTGCGCCACGGCGTCAGCCGCCTGCGCTCAGGCATGCGCCACACCGTCGGGATTATTTTTCACGATGCGAAGTGAGTGCCATGGACATGCAACTCCGGCGGATCATTTCGCCGGAGCGCAGTTGCCCACGTCCCGTGCATTGAGCCTGCCTGCCTTCAGGTCCGAAAGCTGTGGCGCGGAAGCATCGAACCCGCCGGCATATTGTTCGTAAACCTTCCGGTTCAACGAGATCTGCTGGCCCGCGGACGTAAAGCCGACCATTCCGGTCTTGCCGACATAGGCATGCGCCACGTGCAGGGTGCAGAAGAATTTCTTCCCGGCGCCGGAAACGAACCAGCCAAGATTGCCCGACGCACCGCGCGTCAGCTTTCCGGTCTTGTACCCCTTGCCTTGCAGACTGGAGTAAGATTCAGCGTTGGACGGAAGAGCCGATATCAGAAGAAACAGAACCGTTGAAACAGCGCCCAGCCAATACCGCAATGTCTTGATGGCCATGCGAGCCGTCCCCTATCAATTTCGTATTTATACATACGGGCAATCCCCGAATACGGCCACGTCCCGCCGTTGTTGTCAAACCTCCAGTGGGTATTTTCAAAGGTCTTTGATGCCACGGTTCACTGGCCGTCCGCCAAGGCCAATTCCAGCATCCAGGGATACGCATAATGGTCGGTGCAGAGCCGGGTCGAGGTCAGCCGCTTGCGCTCAGGCATGCGCCACACCGTCGGCATCATTTTTCACGATGCGAAGTGAGTGCCGGCTCACGCCTCCCAGTAGGGCGGATCGCCAAAGGCATCGCGCAGCCATGCGGTGAGCGCGCGCAGTTTGGCGGATCCGCGCCTGTCCTCGGGACAGGCGATATAGAGGGTGGCCCCTTCAGGCTCGGCACCGACATCAACGACCGTCAATCGCTTGTCGGCGATCTCGGTCCGGATGAAGTAGGCGGGAAGCAGCGCCAGGCCGAGGCCGGCAAGTGCTGCGTCGCGCATCAAAATCCCATTGTTGACGCGCAGCGCGGCTTCCGGGCGGATCGTCACCAGCCGCCGCGAAATCTTGAACCGCCAGTCGGCGGCCCCCGGATGGAATAGATGATGCCCTTGTGGCGTTTCAGCTCGTCGGTGGTCGCAGGCAATCCGAAGCGCTCGATATAGTCCGGTGAAGCCACCAGGAAGCGACGGCTGGAAGCCAGCTTCCTGACAATGACTGGTCCGTCATCGACGACCGGTCCGTGACGCACAATGGCATCGTAGCCATCGGCCGCCACGTTGACGAAACGGTCGTCGACATCGAGCGTCAGTTCGATCCTCGGATGCCTGGCCAGGAAGCCATACAGCGCCGGGCCGAGGTGGAGGATGCCGAAACTTGTCGGCGCCGATATTCTGAGCGGTCCCGCGAGTTCGCCGCGATGTTCGGCGATTTCGGCGCTGGCATCGGCCACCTCCTGCATGATGCGCTTGGCGCGCTCGTAAAAACCGCGCCCCGCCGCGGTGATGGAGAGCTTGCGGGTGGTGCGGTCCAGCAGCCTTGCGCCAAGGCTGCGCTCAAGCTCCGACAGCCGCTCGCTGACGACGGACTTGGACAGGTTCATGCGCCTGGCCGCTTCGGTGATCGAACCGGATTCCGCGACGGCGACAAAGGCGGCGGCGGATTCAAGCTTCAGCATTGTTCGGTTTTCCCGAATTCACAATCAGGCGACCGGCGCCTGACGAAATCAAGGGCATGGTGCCATAGTCGAAAAGACCGCGATATGGCGGCGGCAGAATAAAAGCTCGGGGTAGTGCATCATGTTTCGTTCTTTGGTTATCGTGCTTGGTCTGTTGTCACTCGCCGCTCCGGCCTTTGCGCGCGTGACCCCGTTTCCGACCGGCTTCAAGACGCAGTCGATCGAGACCAACGGCACCAAGCTTTATGTGCGCGTCGGCGGACAGGGACCGGCTGTCGTGCTGCTGCACGGCTTCGCCGATACCGGCGACATGTGGGCGCGGGCCGCGGTAAAGCTGATGAAGGATCACACGGTGATCGTGCCGGACCTGCGCGGCATGGGCCTGTCGGCGCATCCGGACGGCGGCTACACCAAGAAGAACCAGGCGGCCGATATCGCCGGCGTGATGGATGCGCTGAAGATCGACAAGGCCGAGCTGGTGACGCACGACATCGGCAACATGGTCGGCTATGCGCTGGCAGCGCAATATCCCAAGCGCATCACGAAATGGGTTGTCATCGACGCACCGCTGCCGGGCATAGGCGACTGGGACAAGATCAAGCAGAGCCCGCTGCTCTGGCACTTCAATTTCCGCGCCCCGACATGGAGCGGCTGGTCGCGGGCCGCGAGCGAATCTACCTCGACCGCTTCTACAACGAACTGTCGGCCGACCCGAAGAAGATCGACGAGGCGACGCGCGTCCACTACGCAAAACTCTATGCCCGGCCGCATGCCATGCATGACGCCTTCGAACAGTTCAAGGCATTCGACCAGGACGCCATCGACAACCAGGCGATGCTTGCCACCGGCGGCAAACTGGCCATGCCGGTGCTGGCAGTCGGCGCGGAGAAATCGGCAGGCACGACACAGGCCGACACCTTGCGCTTCGTCGCGTCGAACGTGACCGGCGCCATCGTGCCCGCCTCCGGCCACTGGATCATGGAAGAAAACCCGGACGCCACGGTCAAGCTCATCACCGATTTCCTCGCCAAATAACCGCGCGAAGTGGCCGATATTATTCTGGCGGCCGCGAACTTGGTGAAAGAGGACGCCGCCGGATAAATCCGTCATCTATCGGCGGCGACCATCTCCAGGATCCAGGGGCACGCATAATAGTCGGCAATGCGGTCGATGACGCCGCCCTGCGCATGGATGCGCACCAGATAGGCCGGCCGCCATTCCTGGCCACGCAGCCTGTCGACGACCAGAACGTCCTGCCCATCGACCACGTCCGGCCGCATGCGCCAGGGCTCGCCGCGCTCATATTCGACGAAATAGGGCGAGTTGGAGAGCAGGCCATTGTAGCAGTCCGAAACCCGCAGCCGGGCATCGGCGCTGGTCAGCGCCCGCACCCCGTCCCAGTCCCTGGCATTGAAGAGTTCAACATAGCGGCCAAGCAGCCGCTCCAGTTCCGGGTCATGTGCGGGCGCCGCAACCGGTTGCGCCGGCAGAGCGGCGAGTTTGGCCCGGCCGCGATTGAGCGCCGATTTGACGCCGCCCGATGTCGAGCCGACCAGGTCGGCGATCTCGTCGAGCGAATGGTCGAAGACATCCTTGAGCAGCACGCAGGCGCGCTCCTTCGGTGGCAGGTGCACCACCAGCCGCTCGATGGCGCGGCCGGCGCCCGGGCCGGCAGGCTCGACGGGCAGCACGATCTCATCACCTGCATAGCCGGCTTCGGCCTTGAGCCGCGTGCGGCGGTTGCGGACGAAGTCGATGCAACGATTGTGAGCGATGCGGAACAGCCATGGCCGCAACGCCTGCGCATCGTCGAGCAGCGCGATCTTGCGATAGGCCTCGAACAACGCCTCCTGCATGATGTCCTCGCCGTCGAGAGCCGAGCCGGTCATGCGCGCGCAATAGCGGTGCAGACGGACGCGCAGATGCGAGACCGTCTCCAGGAACGCCCGGTAGCGCAGGTCGAACAGGCCTTCGGGGTCGAGGCTCGGCTCAATGCCTTGCCTCATTTCCCGGGATTTACGGATCTGCTGGTTCATCGCGGCACGTCGCTCGGCGT is a genomic window of Mesorhizobium huakuii containing:
- a CDS encoding DUF1330 domain-containing protein produces the protein MTAYVIADIKMKDPKWVPEYAASVHDIVHKHGGKYLSRSGNVKTLEGKPLDTTLIALMAFPSEAAARAFTNDPAYAPFVSARQGGSDSRFQLIDDTDLAGTIPYLPKG
- a CDS encoding helix-turn-helix domain-containing protein, whose translation is MENIRPIETEADYDWAIGEITKYFENEPEVGSLDGDCFDVLATLIEAYEDKHYPIEAPDPVDGSYPTGFKDSP
- the ada gene encoding bifunctional DNA-binding transcriptional regulator/O6-methylguanine-DNA methyltransferase Ada: MLITLAKDLKSTPLPVADDPRWARVVARDKSADGQFWYSVATTGVYCRPSCPSRRANPANVQLHDTLAQAKATGFRACRRCNPDGPSLEAGNAAMVADACRRIEQSEEEPSLAELADAAGRSAGYFHGVFKAITGLTPKDYAAANRAARVRQGLEDGASVTVAIYDAGFNSSGRFYEKSTGMLGMTPTRYRAGGANEDIRFAVGETTLGAILVASSRKGVASILLGDDPDALVRDLQDRFPKARLIGGDRDYEALVARVVGFVEAPQLGLGLPLDVRGTAFQQRVWQALRDIPVGGTVSYAEIAERIGTPKATRAVAAACAANAHAVAIPCHRVIRKDGALSGYAWGAERKRALLDREVGGTANAADGAYRSSRA
- a CDS encoding methylated-DNA--[protein]-cysteine S-methyltransferase, which translates into the protein MNLMQTQMTTAHNALDTITYAIGESSIGKILAARSPIGVCAILIGSKAEILEQDLADRFPGKMLVEDKTGLRDDLAAIARFIETPGIGLDLALDMRHGTPFQQRVWEVLRAIPCGATITYTALAKRLGQPNGARAVATACAANAIALGIPCHRVVRADGTLSGYRWGIERKRALLNREAQI
- a CDS encoding 2OG-Fe(II) oxygenase, with amino-acid sequence MNAHAKVAASVVEAAETRIAAYDWPALAAELDGFGCSVMQKLLSPEECRQIAGLYVKEKHFRSHVHMARHGFGKGEYRYFRYPLPDLLGGLRNALYPRLAEVANHWNERMGIAIRYPATHAQFLDQCHAAGQVRPTPLLLQYVPGDFNCLHQDLYGDLAFPLQVAILLSEPGEDFTGGEFALTEQRPRMQSRVEVVPLRQGDAVAFAVHNRPVQGTKGNYRVNLRHGVSRLRSGMRHTVGIIFHDAK
- a CDS encoding sigma-70 family RNA polymerase sigma factor is translated as MNQQIRKSREMRQGIEPSLDPEGLFDLRYRAFLETVSHLRVRLHRYCARMTGSALDGEDIMQEALFEAYRKIALLDDAQALRPWLFRIAHNRCIDFVRNRRTRLKAEAGYAGDEIVLPVEPAGPGAGRAIERLVVHLPPKERACVLLKDVFDHSLDEIADLVGSTSGGVKSALNRGRAKLAALPAQPVAAPAHDPELERLLGRYVELFNARDWDGVRALTSADARLRVSDCYNGLLSNSPYFVEYERGEPWRMRPDVVDGQDVLVVDRLRGQEWRPAYLVRIHAQGGVIDRIADYYACPWILEMVAADR